In Amia ocellicauda isolate fAmiCal2 chromosome 7, fAmiCal2.hap1, whole genome shotgun sequence, one genomic interval encodes:
- the LOC136752518 gene encoding sphingosine 1-phosphate receptor 1, with translation MEVTPTMVTPGAPARRLLRVFREYHNNAIIMEHYNYTGKLSGNRYKDGLKPEAIIFLIICLLIVAENSVVLIAIWRNKKFHLPMYYLLGNLTLSDLLAGFTYMVNIVLSGPNTLKLTPLLWFLREGGVFITLAASIISLLAIAIERHVTMVKMKPYHGAKKGRMFALIGASWVLSVFLGVLPIMGWNCIESLEECSTVLPLYSKSYILFCITIFMAILLAITVLYVRVFRIVKTNTQRMGTLRKGMARKSQKYMALLKTVTIVLGVFIACWLPLFILLLLDFCCQVQHCEILFKADYFLGIAMVNSLLNPIIYTLTSRDMRRAILRLLCRQCLISKDGQVKKFGVPFLECSTSKSEVISHRLEGLETTLSSGNVTPSTIKALYPRILKS, from the coding sequence ATGGAGGTGACGCCCACCATGGTGACCCCCGGGGCCCCGGCGCGGCGGCTCTTGCGCGTCTTCCGGGAGTACCACAACAATGCCATCATCATGGAGCACTACAACTACACGGGCAAGCTGAGCGGGAACCGGTACAAGGACGGCCTGAAGCCAGAGGCCATCATCTTCCTCATCATCTGCCTGCTCATCGTGGCGGAGAACTCGGTGGTGCTCATCGCCATCTGGAGGAACAAGAAGTTCCACCTGCCCATGTACTACCTGCTGGGCAACCTGACGCTGTCCGACCTGCTGGCCGGCTTCACCTACATGGTGAACATCGTGTTGTCGGGGCCCAACACGCTCAAGCTGACGCCGCTGCTGTGGTTCCTGCGGGAGGGCGGGGTGTTCATCACGCTGGCCGCCTCCATCATCAGCCTGCTGGCCATCGCCATCGAGCGCCACGTCACCATGGTGAAGATGAAGCCCTACCACGGCGCCAAGAAGGGCCGCATGTTTGCCCTGATCGGCGCCAGCTGGGTGCTGTCGGTCTTCCTGGGGGTGCTGCCCATCATGGGCTGGAACTGCATCGAGTCTCTGGAGGAGTGCTCCACCGTGCTGCCCCTCTACTCCAAGAGCTACATCCTCTTCTGCATCACCATCTTCATGGCCATCCTGCTGGCCATCACCGTGCTCTACGTCCGGGTCTTCCGCATCGTCAAGACCAACACGCAGCGCATGGGCACCCTCCGCAAGGGCATGGCCCGTAAGTCCCAGAAGTACATGGCGCTGCTGAAGACGGTCACCATCGTGCTGGGTGTCTTCATCGCCTGCTGGCTGCCCCTCTTCATCCTCCTGCTGCTGGACTTCTGCTGCCAGGTGCAGCACTGCGAGATCCTGTTCAAGGCGGACTACTTCCTGGGCATCGCCATGGTGAACTCCCTGCTCAACCCCATCATCTACACTCTCACCAGCCGGGACATGAGGAGAGCCATCCTGCGGCTCCTGTGCCGGCAGTGTCTGATCTCCAAGGATGGGCAGGTGAAGAAGTTCGGCGTCCCCTTCCTGGAGTGCAGCACCAGCAAGTCAGAGGTCATCTCCCACCGGCTGGAGGGCCTGGAGACGACGCTGTCCTCGGGCAACGTCACGCCCTCCACCATCAAGGCGCTGTACCCGCGGATCCTGAAGAGCTGA